The proteins below come from a single Parazoarcus communis genomic window:
- the asd gene encoding archaetidylserine decarboxylase (Phosphatidylserine decarboxylase is synthesized as a single chain precursor. Generation of the pyruvoyl active site from a Ser is coupled to cleavage of a Gly-Ser bond between the larger (beta) and smaller (alpha chains). It is an integral membrane protein.) encodes MSDRLSVLPQYLLPKQALTVLAGKLAGVRAGGLTTRVIKWFVGRYGVNMDEAANPDIGSYPSFNEFFTRPLRDGVRPLAEADLISPVDGAISQFGPIVRDQIFQAKGHAYSTTALVGGDAELAAGFEDGSFATLYLSPRDYHRIHMPCDGRLTRMIYVPGELFSVNPTTARGVPGLFARNERVVCVFESAFGPFVLVLVGATIVGSMATVWHGVVNPPRSASVREWRYEDQDIPLKKGEEMGRFLLGSTVVMLFPKPRVKFNPAWAPGAAIRMGETMAALATA; translated from the coding sequence GTGTCCGACCGCCTTTCCGTTCTGCCCCAGTACCTTCTGCCCAAGCAGGCGCTTACCGTGTTGGCGGGAAAGCTGGCCGGCGTGCGTGCGGGTGGGCTTACCACCCGCGTGATCAAGTGGTTTGTCGGCCGCTACGGGGTCAACATGGACGAGGCGGCCAACCCGGATATCGGCAGCTATCCGAGCTTCAACGAGTTCTTCACCCGGCCCTTGCGCGACGGTGTGCGGCCGCTTGCCGAGGCCGACCTGATCAGCCCCGTCGATGGTGCGATCAGCCAGTTCGGTCCGATCGTGCGCGACCAGATCTTCCAGGCCAAGGGCCATGCCTACTCGACCACCGCGCTGGTCGGTGGCGACGCGGAACTGGCGGCAGGCTTCGAGGACGGCAGCTTTGCCACCCTCTACCTCAGCCCGCGCGACTATCACCGCATCCACATGCCTTGCGATGGCCGCCTGACGCGGATGATCTACGTGCCGGGCGAGCTGTTCTCGGTCAACCCGACCACCGCACGCGGTGTGCCCGGACTGTTTGCACGCAACGAGCGTGTGGTGTGCGTGTTCGAATCGGCTTTCGGCCCCTTCGTGCTGGTGCTGGTCGGCGCCACCATTGTCGGCAGCATGGCCACGGTGTGGCACGGTGTGGTGAATCCGCCGCGCTCGGCGAGCGTGCGCGAGTGGCGCTACGAAGATCAGGACATCCCGCTCAAGAAAGGCGAGGAAATGGGACGCTTCCTGCTCGGCTCCACTGTGGTGATGCTGTTTCCGAAACCGAGGGTGAAGTTCAACCCGGCGTGGGCGCCCGGCGCGGCGATCCGCATGGGCGAAACCATGGCCGCGCTGGCAACGGCCTGA
- a CDS encoding metal ABC transporter solute-binding protein, Zn/Mn family, which produces MLSLSRLTTTLLATFALSMGAAHAAPIEVTASFSILGDMVREVGGDRVTIQTLVGPDEDAHGFQPRPSDSRRIGSAQLVVANGLGFDDWMTRLARSGGYKGPIVIGSTGIKTIAMAADKHDHGHNHDDGHGKEAGIDPHAWQDVGNAQRYVSNIAAALIEVDPAGADHYRANAERYQGELKALDAEIRKALGSLPAARRKVVSSHAAFGYFAHAYDVQFLSPVGVSNNAEPTAKGVAQLIRQLRKEKVPAIFVENISDPRLSERIRAESGAVMGGTLYSDALSTAAGPAPTYVAMMRHNLNTLMAALTSAPPAR; this is translated from the coding sequence ATGCTGTCGCTGTCACGCCTTACCACCACCCTGCTTGCCACCTTCGCATTGAGCATGGGCGCGGCCCATGCCGCACCGATCGAAGTCACCGCCAGTTTCAGCATCCTTGGTGACATGGTCCGTGAGGTCGGTGGCGACCGGGTGACAATACAGACACTGGTCGGGCCGGACGAAGATGCGCATGGCTTCCAGCCGCGCCCATCGGATTCACGTCGTATCGGCAGCGCGCAGCTGGTCGTCGCCAACGGCCTCGGCTTCGACGACTGGATGACCCGACTGGCACGCTCGGGCGGCTACAAGGGTCCGATCGTGATCGGCAGCACCGGCATCAAGACCATCGCAATGGCCGCAGACAAGCACGATCACGGCCACAATCATGACGACGGACACGGAAAAGAGGCAGGCATCGACCCGCACGCCTGGCAGGATGTCGGCAATGCACAACGCTACGTCAGCAATATCGCCGCGGCACTGATCGAGGTTGACCCGGCGGGCGCTGACCACTATCGCGCCAATGCCGAGCGCTATCAGGGCGAACTCAAGGCGCTCGATGCCGAGATCCGCAAGGCGCTGGGCAGCCTGCCAGCAGCGCGCCGCAAGGTGGTCAGTTCGCACGCGGCCTTCGGCTATTTCGCCCATGCCTACGATGTGCAATTCCTGTCACCAGTTGGCGTGTCGAACAATGCCGAGCCCACGGCAAAAGGCGTGGCACAGCTGATTCGCCAGCTCAGAAAGGAGAAAGTGCCGGCGATCTTCGTCGAGAACATCAGCGATCCGCGCCTGAGCGAGCGCATCCGCGCCGAAAGCGGTGCAGTGATGGGTGGCACGCTGTATTCGGACGCGCTATCGACCGCCGCCGGTCCGGCACCTACCTATGTGGCGATGATGCGCCACAATCTGAACACCCTCATGGCTGCGCTGACATCCGCGCCGCCAGCCCGCTGA
- the recB gene encoding exodeoxyribonuclease V subunit beta, with product MAPTDIDLDVFSCSLDGIGLIEASAGTGKTWNICGLYLRQLLERDLQVGSLLVVTFTKAATAELSTRIRDRIVDTLRVLDGGDAGPDPFVPQLIATVSAAGIDHALMSQRLRHALQTFDEAAIFTIHGFCQRALADTPFAAVLPYAVELVEDDSALRLEVAQDFWRREIASGALPPVLVELLVQRGDCPETWAAQLRAAMGRPLAQVRWDEAPAQNELDAACDALVLAYDEAVAQWADADAAMAALGVALDGLNKNSYKPETVERARQQWDDWLGAGNALHALPAEKDRKLHLLAAETLSDKTTKDGLKRGISPPQHDFFDAASALLEARARAEEGLEAARLQLLRRFLEHGAEDLRRRKRERRLISFDDILWNAYEALHSGTQSWLAAALHARYPVALIDEFQDTDPLQFAIFDRIYRHDGRHGSLFLVGDPKQAIYSFRSADLFTYLSARDKADTRYSLGRNQRSIPTLIEACNRLFGANPAVFMLRGLDYRAVGSGERKRAPLEDQTHSGTSPAALRLWRIPRDEAQEGEEGGDRLPRAVAMQRSAAATAAEIARLLAAGARGAVRIGDRGLAPGDIAVLVRSHSQGARMRQALARMGVVSVELSQASVFVTEDAEELERVLLAISEPARERRVKAALATTLMGRDALALAALADDEAALLDVLDRFAAWRDAWLRHGFGVMLRRWMADDGVAARLLARDDGERRLTNLMHLAELLQQAAGSASPEVLLRTLATRRTDGSGGEAAQLRLESDRNLVQIITIHRAKGLEYGVVFCPFLFDGYPSKGDSGPMRAWHDDDDQLILDYRMASAADKEIAARQQRERQAEDMRLIYVALTRAVHRCYLTVGCYATMSFGRPSYSEGARSLLNWMVAGAEHGLEKWCEAKLSPAEVDAQWRSLVGRSVLDGKPVMALEDLPDGSGDPLAPAEAGGRTPRAQRPPQIPSGWRMGSFSALISGASHESAALDHDARILPQLAQADDETAAEADAGVLLPPAADDILRFPRGPAAGDCLHAAFENVDFTDSGTWDDAIAAALRAHPQPAANAAEAERHPRMLRHLLEDVLATTLVDEAGRAPLVLSRIPKKQRMVELGFQLPAPQLSAVRLNAWLADKGYRMPRLGFSDLAGYLKGFIDLVFEHDGRFWVLDWKSNHLGERPADYGPAALEGAMQSHGYHLQHLLYTVALHRHLARSLPDYDYDTHFGGVLYLFVRGVRPGWQAGGQPAGVFRHRAPRRVIEALDDLLAARATVDGVAH from the coding sequence ATGGCCCCGACCGACATCGACCTCGACGTTTTCAGCTGTTCGCTCGACGGTATTGGCCTGATCGAGGCCTCGGCGGGCACGGGCAAGACCTGGAACATCTGCGGGCTTTACCTGCGGCAACTGCTCGAGCGTGACCTGCAGGTGGGGTCGCTGCTGGTGGTGACCTTCACCAAGGCCGCGACCGCCGAGCTTTCCACCCGCATCCGCGACCGCATCGTCGACACCCTGCGCGTGCTCGACGGCGGCGATGCCGGGCCAGACCCTTTCGTGCCGCAGCTGATCGCCACCGTCAGCGCGGCCGGCATCGACCACGCGCTGATGAGCCAGCGTCTGCGCCATGCGCTGCAGACCTTCGATGAAGCGGCGATCTTCACCATCCACGGTTTCTGCCAGCGCGCCCTGGCCGACACGCCCTTCGCTGCGGTGCTGCCTTATGCAGTAGAGCTGGTTGAGGACGACAGTGCCTTGCGCCTCGAAGTGGCGCAGGACTTCTGGCGTCGCGAGATCGCGAGCGGCGCATTGCCGCCAGTGCTGGTCGAACTGCTGGTGCAGCGTGGCGACTGCCCGGAGACGTGGGCCGCACAACTCCGGGCGGCGATGGGGCGGCCCCTGGCGCAGGTGCGGTGGGACGAGGCGCCCGCGCAGAATGAACTGGATGCAGCCTGTGATGCGCTGGTGCTCGCCTACGATGAGGCCGTCGCGCAGTGGGCGGATGCAGATGCGGCAATGGCGGCGCTCGGCGTCGCCCTCGACGGCCTGAACAAGAACAGCTACAAGCCCGAAACCGTCGAACGTGCGCGCCAGCAATGGGACGACTGGCTGGGTGCCGGCAATGCGCTGCACGCACTCCCGGCCGAAAAGGATCGCAAGTTGCATCTGCTGGCAGCCGAAACCCTGAGCGACAAGACCACAAAGGACGGTCTCAAGCGCGGCATTTCGCCACCGCAGCACGACTTTTTCGACGCCGCTTCCGCCCTGCTCGAAGCGCGCGCGCGTGCCGAAGAAGGGCTGGAGGCGGCGCGCCTGCAACTGCTGCGCCGCTTTCTCGAACACGGCGCGGAGGATTTGCGCCGGCGCAAGCGCGAGCGCCGTCTGATCTCCTTCGACGACATCCTGTGGAATGCCTACGAAGCCCTGCATTCGGGCACGCAGTCGTGGCTGGCTGCGGCGCTGCATGCGCGCTACCCGGTGGCCCTGATCGACGAGTTCCAGGATACCGATCCGCTGCAGTTCGCCATCTTCGATCGCATTTACCGCCATGATGGCCGCCACGGCAGCCTGTTCCTGGTGGGCGACCCCAAGCAGGCGATCTACAGTTTTCGCAGTGCCGATCTGTTCACCTATCTCAGCGCGCGCGACAAGGCCGATACGCGCTACAGCCTGGGGCGCAACCAGCGCTCGATTCCGACGCTGATCGAAGCATGCAACCGGCTGTTCGGCGCCAATCCGGCAGTGTTCATGCTGCGCGGGCTCGACTATCGCGCGGTCGGCAGCGGCGAGCGCAAACGTGCGCCGCTTGAGGATCAAACACATTCCGGCACCAGCCCTGCCGCCTTGCGGTTGTGGCGTATCCCGCGTGACGAGGCGCAGGAGGGCGAAGAAGGCGGCGACCGCCTCCCGCGTGCGGTGGCGATGCAGCGTTCGGCGGCGGCCACTGCGGCCGAGATTGCGCGCCTGCTGGCGGCGGGCGCCAGGGGAGCGGTCCGCATCGGTGATCGCGGTCTGGCACCGGGCGACATCGCGGTGCTGGTGCGCAGTCACAGCCAGGGCGCGCGGATGCGTCAGGCGCTGGCACGCATGGGGGTGGTGAGCGTCGAGTTGTCGCAGGCGAGCGTATTCGTCACCGAGGATGCGGAAGAGCTGGAGCGGGTGCTGCTGGCGATCAGTGAGCCGGCGCGCGAGCGTCGGGTCAAGGCCGCGCTCGCCACTACGCTGATGGGACGCGATGCACTCGCGCTGGCGGCACTCGCCGACGACGAAGCGGCACTGCTCGACGTGCTCGACCGCTTCGCCGCCTGGCGCGACGCCTGGCTGCGCCACGGTTTCGGCGTGATGCTGCGGCGCTGGATGGCCGATGATGGCGTGGCTGCGCGACTGCTGGCGCGCGACGACGGCGAGCGTCGTCTGACCAATCTGATGCATCTCGCCGAATTGCTGCAGCAGGCGGCGGGCAGCGCGTCGCCCGAAGTGCTGCTGCGCACGCTTGCCACCCGGCGTACCGACGGCAGCGGTGGCGAGGCCGCCCAGTTGCGCCTGGAGTCGGATCGCAACCTGGTGCAGATCATCACCATCCACCGCGCCAAGGGGCTGGAATACGGGGTGGTGTTCTGCCCCTTCCTGTTTGACGGCTATCCCTCCAAGGGCGACAGCGGGCCGATGCGTGCCTGGCATGACGACGATGACCAGTTGATCCTCGACTACCGCATGGCCTCGGCTGCGGACAAGGAGATCGCTGCTCGCCAGCAGCGCGAGCGCCAGGCCGAGGACATGCGCCTGATCTATGTCGCGCTGACGCGGGCGGTGCATCGCTGCTACCTCACCGTCGGCTGCTACGCCACCATGAGCTTTGGCCGCCCCAGTTACAGCGAGGGCGCCCGCAGTCTGCTCAACTGGATGGTGGCTGGTGCCGAACATGGGCTCGAGAAGTGGTGCGAGGCAAAGCTCAGCCCGGCCGAGGTCGATGCGCAGTGGCGCAGCCTTGTCGGTCGCAGTGTGCTCGACGGCAAGCCGGTCATGGCGCTCGAGGATCTGCCCGATGGCAGTGGCGATCCCCTGGCGCCGGCCGAGGCGGGCGGTCGTACGCCGCGGGCGCAGCGCCCGCCGCAGATTCCGTCAGGCTGGCGCATGGGCAGTTTCAGTGCGCTGATTTCGGGTGCATCACATGAATCCGCGGCACTCGACCACGACGCCCGCATTCTGCCGCAGCTTGCGCAGGCAGACGACGAGACGGCCGCCGAGGCTGACGCTGGCGTGTTGCTGCCGCCCGCGGCAGACGACATCCTGCGCTTTCCGCGCGGGCCGGCCGCGGGCGATTGCCTGCACGCCGCGTTCGAGAACGTCGACTTCACCGATTCCGGCACCTGGGACGACGCCATTGCCGCCGCCCTGCGCGCGCATCCGCAGCCCGCGGCGAATGCGGCCGAGGCCGAGCGCCATCCGCGCATGCTGCGCCACCTGCTCGAAGACGTGCTCGCCACCACGCTGGTGGACGAGGCCGGGCGGGCGCCGCTGGTGCTGTCCCGCATTCCGAAGAAGCAGCGCATGGTCGAACTCGGCTTCCAGTTGCCGGCACCGCAACTGTCGGCGGTGCGCCTGAATGCCTGGCTGGCGGACAAGGGCTACCGCATGCCACGGCTTGGGTTCTCCGATCTCGCCGGCTACCTCAAGGGCTTCATCGACCTGGTGTTCGAGCACGATGGCCGCTTCTGGGTGTTGGACTGGAAGTCCAACCATCTCGGCGAACGCCCTGCGGATTACGGGCCCGCCGCGCTCGAAGGGGCGATGCAGTCACATGGCTACCACCTGCAGCATCTGCTCTATACCGTCGCGCTGCACCGCCATCTCGCACGCAGCCTCCCGGACTACGATTACGACACCCATTTCGGTGGCGTGCTCTACCTCTTCGTGCGTGGGGTGCGTCCGGGCTGGCAGGCGGGTGGCCAGCCCGCCGGCGTTTTCCGCCACCGTGCGCCGCGGCGGGTGATCGAAGCGCTCGACGATCTGCTGGCGGCGCGGGCGACTGTGGACGGAGTGGCGCACTGA
- the recD gene encoding exodeoxyribonuclease V subunit alpha: MAAMDSMPQFDLAEGFARHLQAWATTLGAPAAACVVLPAAARALARAASEGDVCLPLAQLAQDEAIACTPGELRAKLLESGVTVLAAPLPPVNCAHPLVLDVDDRLYLRRFFDLEQRLAAALVMRVRAPAQAVPPSLRTTLDKLFKPRSTPGPDWQKLAVALALQGRLTVISGGPGTGKTTTVAALLACLLELTPTLRIALAAPTGKAAARMLEALRARAADMPAKLRKRLPAEAHTLHRLLGVTPLAGRFRHHAGNPLAVDVLVVDEASMLDLALAARVLDALPPDARLILLGDKDQLAAVEAGAVFAELSSARVFSARTIEQLALLTGTPAQALADLPTPVTSPALADSVVWLTESHRFRQDSGIGRLAANINAGEGVAALAWLRGGEDPSARWIDDEGTRLGDATLAAMEAGYAPYLAALRAPFADTPARVAAAFAAFDRFRVLVAVHEGGRGLVALNAHLERVLRSALDLPAERGPGHAWLGRPVIVLRNDALLGLYNGDIGLCLPDDSGTLMVFFPQPGGSYRCIAPLRLPVHDTAFALTVHKSQGSEFEEVLLVLPAKPVRVLTRELLYTGVTRAARQVTLAGPARVFAAGCGLRTVRLSGLAARMSAQP; this comes from the coding sequence ATGGCTGCAATGGATTCGATGCCGCAGTTCGACCTTGCCGAAGGCTTTGCGCGCCATCTGCAAGCCTGGGCGACCACGCTCGGTGCGCCGGCAGCCGCCTGTGTGGTGTTGCCTGCGGCAGCGCGTGCTCTTGCGCGGGCGGCGAGCGAGGGCGATGTGTGTCTGCCGCTGGCGCAGCTCGCGCAGGATGAAGCCATCGCCTGCACGCCTGGCGAACTGCGCGCAAAGCTGCTCGAAAGCGGGGTGACGGTGCTCGCTGCGCCGCTTCCACCCGTGAACTGCGCGCATCCGCTGGTGCTCGACGTCGACGACCGCCTGTACCTGCGGCGCTTTTTCGATCTCGAACAGCGCCTCGCGGCGGCGCTGGTGATGCGTGTCCGCGCGCCGGCCCAGGCCGTGCCGCCCAGCTTGCGCACCACGCTCGACAAGCTGTTCAAGCCGCGATCAACGCCGGGGCCGGACTGGCAGAAGCTGGCAGTCGCGCTCGCGCTGCAGGGGCGGCTGACGGTGATCAGCGGCGGGCCGGGCACGGGCAAGACCACCACGGTGGCGGCCCTGCTCGCCTGTCTGCTGGAGCTCACGCCCACGCTGCGGATCGCGCTCGCCGCACCCACCGGCAAGGCGGCGGCACGCATGCTCGAAGCCCTGCGCGCCCGCGCGGCGGACATGCCGGCGAAGCTGCGCAAGCGCCTGCCGGCCGAAGCCCACACCCTGCACCGCTTGCTGGGCGTCACCCCGCTTGCCGGGCGTTTTCGTCATCACGCCGGCAATCCGCTGGCGGTCGATGTGCTGGTGGTGGACGAGGCCTCGATGCTCGATCTCGCACTCGCGGCCCGGGTGCTCGACGCGCTGCCGCCCGATGCCCGTTTGATCCTGCTCGGCGACAAGGACCAGCTCGCTGCGGTCGAGGCCGGCGCGGTGTTTGCCGAACTCTCCTCGGCGCGTGTCTTCAGTGCGCGCACCATCGAACAACTGGCGCTGCTGACCGGCACGCCGGCGCAGGCGCTGGCGGACTTGCCGACTCCTGTCACGTCACCGGCGCTGGCCGACAGCGTGGTCTGGCTGACCGAGAGCCACCGTTTCCGCCAGGACTCCGGCATCGGTCGACTCGCGGCCAACATCAACGCCGGCGAGGGGGTTGCGGCACTGGCCTGGCTGCGTGGCGGCGAAGACCCCTCGGCACGCTGGATTGACGATGAAGGTACCCGCCTGGGCGACGCCACGCTGGCGGCGATGGAAGCCGGCTACGCCCCTTATCTGGCGGCCTTGCGCGCGCCTTTCGCCGACACACCGGCGCGTGTGGCAGCGGCTTTTGCGGCTTTCGACCGCTTCCGCGTGCTGGTGGCGGTGCATGAGGGCGGGCGCGGGCTGGTTGCACTCAACGCCCATCTGGAGCGTGTTTTGCGCAGTGCGCTGGACTTGCCGGCAGAGCGCGGCCCGGGTCATGCATGGCTTGGACGGCCGGTGATCGTGCTGCGCAACGATGCGCTGCTCGGCCTGTACAACGGCGACATCGGCCTGTGTCTGCCGGACGACAGCGGTACGCTGATGGTGTTTTTCCCGCAGCCGGGCGGCAGTTACCGCTGCATTGCACCCTTGCGCCTGCCGGTGCATGACACCGCCTTTGCGCTGACAGTGCACAAGAGTCAGGGCTCGGAGTTCGAAGAGGTGTTGCTGGTGCTGCCGGCAAAGCCGGTACGGGTGCTCACCCGCGAGTTGCTGTACACCGGCGTGACCCGCGCGGCGCGACAGGTCACGCTGGCGGGGCCGGCGCGGGTGTTTGCAGCCGGCTGCGGGCTGCGGACGGTGCGCCTCAGCGGGCTGGCGGCGCGGATGTCAGCGCAGCCATGA
- the recC gene encoding exodeoxyribonuclease V subunit gamma, whose product MFSIAFSNRFEILLDTLLDRLAEEQPGPFGLREVVVPSSALRRQVELAIADREGICANVDFGYLAQWLWTQIGHVVEVPARSPFAPALLAWRVFALIDADTEAGAWVAAHPRLAHYLQGADARMRFELAERIARVFDHYLTYRPQWLEKWAAGQAAGLGQASEAEAADEAWQADLWRRIRDGLALRQTHPAALFLSRVARMDDAELATIGLPKTVHVFGLPTLPPLYLDMLRELSRVVDVRLYVLNPCREFWFEIVDARRLSWLAARQEDMFHETGNRLLAGWGQQTQAHIGLLFEGEHAVVEDVAFDPHPGRHLLARLHNAILDLEDLEPGSISLPAGDRSIELHVCHSRTRELEGLHDRLLGLFKGPNPPRPDEIVVLTPDLDACAPLIEAVFGTAPFARRIPWRITGLGGTQENPVAQALDRLLALVASRFPASRVFDLLQQPLVAACFGLGESELETVHDWMRAAGIRWGLDAAQAEAAAALPLHTLEEGLHRLFLAWAGGEAAHAAPFAGRIAAGAPEGSAGLALGRFWRYAETLQRLRDSLLRTHDAEGWRQALLGALEAIVGEAAEQAEAVREVRAAINALTDDMGAGHPAGRVALDVVHPALAARLDDPARGGVPGGTVTFSALSSLRSLPYRVVCVIGLDQGAFPGSDRPAEFDLMAARPQRGDRQRRLDDRNLFLDVVLSARDVLHLSHVGRSVRDGSPLPPSVLVDELLDALSTACAEDASQPEQLAAARRRLTVSHPLQPFSIEYFVADASPDARLSSFHEDYAAALAARLRRASSLAQAVPDSAWDEADEDGEGEESEGDTTPSVPQRPFFETPLPAPEAAWREVGLEQLIRFFRNPCRSLLRDRLGLDLPEADEELEDVEPFLPDWPGQQALAARLLPALLARDGAAQAAEGAQEALLELARAGGEYPAGVLGAAALQREVSVLDHYARQVAAAVARPLPAHVCTLEFDLAADGKPECWRLSAAFGDLHAQGLVRHRYDDTRPADYLAAWLAHLMLCAAPAPGVACETLGLSRDGAFRLHAVTPDNARRLLADLLALYRQGLSAPLHFFPKSAWAFIFNDESAAKARLKWSGGQRAEYGEAQNPAYRLALRGLGDPLDEAFFDIARRVLSPLRAHLEDGRLGLMPGKQA is encoded by the coding sequence ATGTTCTCAATCGCTTTCTCCAATCGCTTCGAAATCCTACTCGATACCCTGCTCGACCGGCTTGCCGAAGAGCAGCCGGGGCCGTTCGGGCTGCGTGAGGTGGTGGTGCCGAGCAGTGCGCTGCGGCGTCAGGTGGAACTGGCGATTGCGGATCGCGAGGGCATCTGTGCCAATGTCGATTTTGGCTACCTGGCGCAGTGGCTGTGGACGCAGATCGGGCATGTGGTCGAGGTGCCTGCGCGCTCGCCGTTTGCACCGGCGCTGCTGGCGTGGCGGGTGTTTGCGCTGATCGATGCCGATACTGAGGCAGGCGCCTGGGTGGCGGCGCATCCGCGGCTGGCGCACTACCTGCAGGGAGCGGATGCGCGCATGCGCTTCGAACTGGCGGAACGCATCGCACGCGTGTTCGACCACTACCTCACCTATCGGCCGCAGTGGCTGGAAAAATGGGCTGCGGGGCAAGCTGCCGGGCTGGGCCAGGCAAGCGAGGCGGAGGCTGCCGACGAGGCCTGGCAGGCCGATCTGTGGCGGCGCATCCGTGACGGACTGGCGCTGCGGCAGACGCATCCGGCTGCGCTCTTCCTGAGCCGGGTGGCGAGGATGGACGACGCCGAACTCGCCACAATCGGCCTGCCAAAAACCGTGCATGTGTTTGGCCTGCCGACCCTGCCGCCGCTGTATCTGGACATGCTGCGCGAGCTCTCGCGGGTGGTGGATGTGCGTCTGTACGTGCTCAACCCCTGCCGCGAGTTCTGGTTCGAGATCGTCGATGCACGCAGGCTGTCGTGGCTTGCCGCACGTCAGGAAGACATGTTTCACGAAACCGGCAACCGCCTCCTCGCAGGCTGGGGGCAGCAGACCCAGGCGCATATCGGCTTGCTGTTCGAGGGAGAGCATGCGGTGGTCGAGGACGTGGCCTTCGATCCGCACCCGGGACGCCATCTGCTCGCACGCCTGCACAACGCGATACTCGATCTTGAGGACCTCGAACCGGGCAGCATCAGCCTGCCCGCGGGCGATCGCAGCATCGAACTGCATGTCTGCCATTCGCGCACCCGCGAACTCGAAGGGCTGCACGACCGCCTGCTTGGCCTGTTCAAGGGGCCCAATCCGCCGCGGCCAGACGAGATTGTGGTGCTGACCCCTGATCTCGACGCGTGTGCGCCGCTGATCGAAGCGGTGTTCGGCACGGCGCCCTTCGCCCGGCGCATCCCGTGGCGCATTACCGGCCTTGGCGGTACGCAGGAAAACCCGGTGGCGCAGGCGCTCGACCGTTTGCTGGCGCTGGTGGCGAGCCGTTTTCCGGCGAGCCGTGTGTTCGATCTGCTGCAGCAGCCGCTGGTGGCGGCGTGCTTCGGGCTGGGTGAGTCCGAGCTCGAAACCGTTCACGACTGGATGCGGGCGGCGGGTATTCGCTGGGGGCTGGATGCGGCGCAGGCCGAGGCCGCCGCGGCGCTGCCGCTGCACACGCTGGAAGAGGGCCTGCACCGATTGTTTCTGGCCTGGGCGGGAGGCGAAGCCGCACATGCCGCACCTTTTGCCGGACGCATCGCTGCTGGCGCGCCGGAGGGCAGTGCCGGACTGGCGCTGGGGCGTTTCTGGCGCTACGCCGAGACCTTGCAGCGACTGCGCGACAGCCTGTTGCGCACGCACGATGCAGAGGGCTGGCGTCAGGCCTTGCTCGGTGCGCTCGAGGCCATCGTCGGCGAGGCTGCCGAACAGGCGGAAGCGGTGCGCGAGGTGCGTGCCGCAATCAATGCACTGACCGATGACATGGGTGCCGGCCATCCGGCGGGCAGGGTGGCGCTCGACGTCGTGCATCCCGCGCTCGCGGCGCGGCTGGACGACCCGGCGCGCGGCGGTGTGCCCGGCGGGACGGTCACCTTCTCCGCATTGTCTTCGCTGCGCAGCCTGCCTTACCGCGTGGTGTGCGTGATCGGGCTGGATCAGGGCGCCTTCCCCGGCAGCGACCGTCCGGCCGAGTTCGACCTCATGGCAGCCCGCCCGCAGCGCGGTGATCGTCAGCGCCGGCTTGATGACCGCAACCTGTTCCTCGACGTGGTGCTCTCGGCGCGCGATGTCCTGCATCTGTCCCATGTTGGGCGCAGCGTGCGCGACGGCAGTCCGCTGCCGCCCTCGGTACTGGTCGACGAACTGCTCGACGCACTTTCCACGGCGTGCGCCGAAGATGCGTCGCAGCCCGAACAGCTGGCAGCTGCCCGGCGCCGGCTGACCGTATCCCATCCGCTGCAGCCCTTCTCGATCGAATATTTCGTTGCCGACGCCTCGCCCGATGCGCGCCTGAGCAGCTTTCACGAGGACTACGCGGCCGCGCTCGCTGCCCGCTTGCGCAGGGCGTCCAGCCTTGCACAGGCGGTACCGGACAGTGCGTGGGACGAGGCCGACGAAGACGGAGAGGGCGAAGAGAGCGAAGGCGACACCACTCCTTCAGTGCCGCAGCGCCCCTTCTTCGAGACCCCGCTGCCTGCGCCGGAAGCGGCCTGGCGCGAGGTCGGCCTGGAGCAATTGATCCGCTTCTTCCGCAATCCTTGCCGCAGCCTGTTGCGCGACCGTCTCGGCCTCGACCTGCCCGAGGCCGACGAGGAACTGGAGGATGTCGAGCCCTTCCTGCCTGACTGGCCGGGACAGCAGGCGCTGGCTGCACGACTGTTGCCGGCCCTGCTCGCACGCGACGGGGCGGCGCAGGCCGCGGAGGGGGCACAAGAGGCACTGCTTGAGCTTGCGCGTGCCGGTGGCGAATATCCTGCCGGCGTGCTCGGTGCAGCGGCCCTGCAGCGCGAAGTCAGCGTGCTCGACCACTACGCACGGCAGGTTGCGGCGGCCGTGGCGAGGCCGCTGCCAGCGCATGTCTGTACCCTCGAGTTCGACCTTGCGGCCGACGGCAAGCCCGAGTGCTGGCGTCTGAGCGCGGCCTTTGGTGACCTGCATGCACAAGGCTTGGTGCGCCACCGTTATGACGACACCCGACCCGCAGACTACCTCGCCGCCTGGCTTGCCCACCTGATGCTGTGCGCTGCGCCGGCGCCGGGTGTGGCCTGCGAAACCCTGGGGCTTTCGCGCGACGGGGCCTTCCGTCTGCATGCGGTCACGCCGGATAACGCAAGGCGGCTGCTTGCCGACTTGCTGGCGCTTTACAGGCAAGGCCTGAGCGCACCCCTGCATTTCTTCCCGAAGTCGGCCTGGGCCTTCATCTTCAATGACGAGAGCGCTGCCAAAGCGAGGTTGAAGTGGAGTGGTGGTCAGCGTGCCGAATACGGCGAAGCGCAGAATCCCGCGTACCGACTGGCCCTGCGCGGTCTCGGAGACCCGCTGGACGAGGCCTTCTTCGACATTGCGCGGCGGGTGCTTTCACCTCTGCGTGCGCACCTGGAAGACGGAAGGCTCGGGCTGATGCCAGGCAAACAGGCTTGA